The nucleotide sequence GTCGCGGCGGCGCTGCGCGACCGGGGGCGCGCGGTGATCGTCGGCGCGACGACGTACGGGAAAGGCTCGGTGCAGGCCGTGACCGCGCTCGCGGACGGCGGCAGCGTCGAGTTCACCATCGGCCGCTGGTACCCGCCGAGCGGCCGGAGCGTCGACGGCGCGGGCGTCGTACCCGACGTCGCGGTACCGCCCGCGGCCCCGCCGGAGGTCGGCGACGCACGCGCCCGCGAGGTCTTGGGCGGGCCGTCCGGTGCCGACGGGACGGGCTGACGCGGGCGGGGCACCGCTCCGTCCGGGCAACCCCGTGGCCCGGACGCCCGCACATGGGCGACAATGCGAAGACCATGGCAAAGAGACCAACCATCGTGCAGATGCCGGGGAAGCCGACCAAGTCCAAGAAGGCGCAGGCGGCCCCCAAACGCAAGCTGATCGCACAGAACAAGAAGGCACGGCACGACTACCACATCGACGACACGATCGAATGCGGCGTCGTGCTGACCGGGCCTGAGGTGAAGTCGCTTCGGCAGGGCCGCGCCTCGCTTGTCGACGGATTCGCGACCGTCGACAACCACGAGGTGTGGCTCCGCAACGCGCACATCCCCGAATACCTGGAGGCGACCTGGAACAACTCGGCGCCGCGCCGCCCCCGCAAGCTCCTGCTGCACCGGCCGGAGATCGCCAAGTTGGAGAACAAGCTCGGCGACTCGGGGACCACGCTCGTCCCGTTGAGTATCTACTTCAACGAAGACGGTCGCGTGAAGGTCGAACTGGCCCTCGCGCGCGGCAAGAAGCTCTACGACAAGCGCCAGGCGCTCATCGAGAAACAGGGGCAGCGCGAGGCCCAACGCGCCATGAGCGCGGCGATTCGCCGGCAGACGAGCTGACGGGGACGGCGGGCGGGGCGTCGGGCGGGAATGAAGTGGACCCCGCCCGGGGTTGTTCCGTACGATGACACCGGCTGCGAACCGGTCAGGCGACAACGCCGGAGCGCGGCTTTCAAGCGGAGCTTGCACGACGCTTGAAAACTCAATAGGGGGTGATCGGTTTCGACTGGAGATGTCGGAGCAGAGGAAGCGAGCCGAGGAAGCGGCAATGATCTCGTAAACCATATGCCGAAACCAATAATCGCCGATAACAAGCGCGATTCCTTCGCCCTCGCTGCCTGAGCGAGCTTCGAAGGTGTCAGACCGGGCGCGTCCCCGTCCCGGATCCTGGCATAATCAAGGGGACTCCACCGTTCTGCCCGGTTACGGGGTAGTGCGGAAAATCAAACAGTAACTGGGCCCGTCGGCAACTTGTCCGCGTGATTGCCGGGGCCGAGAAAAGCACAGCGGACTGCGCTCGGAGAAGCTCTGGTCTCGCACTTCAGGACGCGGGTTCAATTCCCGCCACCTCCACGAAGGCGATGGGCGACCCATGCCTGCGGAAAGCGCAGGCCGGGTCGCCTTCGTCGTTTTTGCGCGGCTTCGCCGCGCGGGCGGGGGCTTCGCCACCCGCACCCCCCCGGCTGGTGCGCGGAGGCGGGGCCGGGTCGCCTTCGTCGTTTTTGCGCGGCTTCGCCGCGCGGGCGGGGGCTTCGCCACCCGCACCCCCCGGCTGGTGCGCGGAAAGCGCAGGCCGGGTTGTCTTCGTCGTTTTTGCGCTTCGCCACCCGCACCCCCCGGCTGGCCTGCGTGTTCCCCATTCCTTGATCCACAAGGGCAAGGTAGAGCTCGCGCTCCTTCAGGAGCTTCTTGGGCCCCTGCGGCTTCCGGTCCTCTCGGATCTCGAAGTCCATCCGTCCCCCTATATCGGGGTGTTGCAACGACCTCTTGAACCGAAGCTGGCGCGGGGGGTCTGCGATGCGGGATGAGGGCGCGGCTCTGCCCCTGGGCTGGTGCGGGGGTTGCTGTGGGGGCGATTGTGGTCAGTGGCCGTTCCTCTGCCGGTCGCGGGCTTGGAACTTGGCGATCCCCGCGTTTGGCCTGTGCGTCGCCGCGCGTCGGCTGTCGGCTGGTCTCTCGGTAGGTGATGTGGTTTGGGGCGCGCCTGTTGTCCGCGGTTGTTCTGCGCTTTGTGTGGTGTCGTCGGCTGCGTCGCTTGTTCGATGTCGCGTGTTGGCGTGCGTGTGTTGCGGCGTTTCTTGGGCTCACGTGGTTGTGGGTGTGGTTTTTTGCCAGGTGGCCAGTTGGTGGGGGGTTGGGGGGTTGGCGCCTTCTTGGGTGCAGGTGTAGGTGGCCGCGGCGGTGGCGTGGTCGAGGAGGGACTCCACGTCGTCGGCGGAGAGGGTGCGCAGGGCGCCCACGCGGGCGCCGCCCAGGAGGTTTTCGGTGTTCAGGGTGTGCAGCAGGGCGCCCATGAAGGCGTCGCCGGCGCCGACGGTGTCGGTGACTTCGGCGGGGGGCGTGCCGACGGCGACGGTCTGGTGTTCGGTGAGGGCGGTGGCGCCGTCCCGGCCCTCGGTGACGACGATCAGGGCGGGGCCGGTCTCGCGCCAGGTGCGGGCGACTTCGATGGGGGCGACGTCGGGGTAGAGCAGGGCGAGGTCGTCCTCGCTGGCCTTCACGACGTCGCAGAGCGGGACAATCGTCTCCAGGCGCGTGCGGACCGCGGCGATGTCGCCGCAGATGCCCGCGCGTACGTTCGGGTCGAGGGTCAACGTGACCGCGCCGCGGGCGTGTTCGCGCAGGATCATGTGCAACAGGGCGGCCCCGCCGGGTTCGAGGTGCAGGGCGACCGAACCGACGTGCAGGGCGCGGACGTCGGCGTCGAGCGGGTCCGGGAGTTCGTCGCCGGTCCACAGCCCGTCGGCGGTGCCGGTGAACCAGAAGTCGTAGGACGCCCGGCGTTCGTCGTCGAAGGAGACGACGGCGAGGCTGGACGGTTCGCGCGCGTCGACGAGGTAGCGCGCCGAGACGCCGTCCGCGGCCAGGCGCTCGCGGACGCGTCGGCCGAAGGCGTCGGCGCCGATGCGGGCGACGAGTGCCGTCGGGGTGCCGAGCCGTGCCGCCGCGATCGCGGTGTTGGCGGGGCCGCCGCCGAGAATCGCCCGGTAGTCGCCGGGGGCGTCCGGGAGCGGGACGAGGTCCACGACGTTCTCGCCGACGACGGCGATCGGGACGGTGGCGCCTGCGGGGGTGGTCATGGGTTCCGTCCGGGGGTCTCGCGGGCCTGTGGCGGCGTGTTGGACGTGCGTTCGGACCGATCCGCCTGCCCGGGCCCCGGGAGGGCTCTGGGGGCTGCTGAGGGCCGCCGGACGGCTTTTGTCGCGTTCATCGTCGCACCGGAGGCCGCGTCGGGAGTGGCCGAAACGCGCCGGGGGACAAAAGCGAACCGGCGGCCGGAAAGGCCGCCGGATCCGTGGGCTTACGACACCGACCCGCCAATGCTCGCCTCTCGGCAAGTGGTCCCTCGTAGGGACTAATGGTTGGGCCCGGGGGCTTGGATCGAGCCGGTGCCATGAACAGAGTAACCGAACGGGCGGTGAGCGGAAGAAGGAAGCGGATCGGATTTCCGGGGTGCGCGCGGTGTGTTCATCCGACCGCGGAACGAGACGGCGGCGTCCGGGACATCGGTGGTCGTCGCTCGCCTCGGCGAGGTGAGACGATCGTCCCCGGTGCCGCGCCATGGCACCGGAACTCGCCGAGGAGACAGCTTCATGCCCGCAGCGCCGAGCGCTTCGTACTCGATCACCGCCCGCCTGGAAGTCCCCGCCGGGGGGCTGTCCGTCAGCCGGCTCACCAACACCGTGGAGTCGGCGGGTGGTTCGGTGACCGGCCTGGACGTCACCGCGTCCGGGCACGACAGACTCCGCGTCGACGTGACCATCGCGGCGTCGTCGACCGATCACGCGGAGTCGCTGGTCGAGGCGCTGCGTTCGATCGAGGGCGTATCCCTCGGCAAGGTTTCGGACCGCACGTTCCTCATGCACCTCGGCGGCAAGATCGAGATGCAGGCGAAGCACCCGATCCGCAATCGCGACGACCTGTCGATGGTCTACACGCCGGGAGTCGCCCGCGTGTGCCTCGCGATCGCCGAGAACCCCGACGACGCACGCCGCCTGACGATCAAGCGCAACACGGTCGCGGTGGTCACCGACGGGTCCGCGGTGCTCGGGCTCGGCAACATCGGTCCGAAGGCCGCGCTGCCGGTCATGGAGGGCAAGGCGGCGCTGTTCAAGCGCTTCGCGGGGATCGACGCGTGGCCGATCTGCCTGGACACGCAGGACCCCGACGAGATCGTGCGGGCCGTGCAGATGATGGCCCCGGGCTTCGCCGGCATCAACCTGGAGGACATCTCCGCGCCGCGCTGCTTCGAGATCGAGCGGCGGCTGCGCGAGTCCCTCGACATCCCGGTGTTCCACGACGACCAGCACGGCACCGCGATCGTCGTCCTCGCCGCGCTGACCAACGCGCTCCGCGTCGTCGGGAAGAAGATCGAGGACGTCCGGGTCGTGATGTCCGGTGCGGGCGCGGCGGGTACGGCCATTCTCAAACTGCTGCTGGCCGCGGGTCTCGCGCACGTCGTGGTCGCGGATGTGCACGGCGTCGTGCACG is from Yinghuangia sp. ASG 101 and encodes:
- the smpB gene encoding SsrA-binding protein SmpB, with protein sequence MPGKPTKSKKAQAAPKRKLIAQNKKARHDYHIDDTIECGVVLTGPEVKSLRQGRASLVDGFATVDNHEVWLRNAHIPEYLEATWNNSAPRRPRKLLLHRPEIAKLENKLGDSGTTLVPLSIYFNEDGRVKVELALARGKKLYDKRQALIEKQGQREAQRAMSAAIRRQTS
- a CDS encoding carbohydrate kinase family protein: MTTPAGATVPIAVVGENVVDLVPLPDAPGDYRAILGGGPANTAIAAARLGTPTALVARIGADAFGRRVRERLAADGVSARYLVDAREPSSLAVVSFDDERRASYDFWFTGTADGLWTGDELPDPLDADVRALHVGSVALHLEPGGAALLHMILREHARGAVTLTLDPNVRAGICGDIAAVRTRLETIVPLCDVVKASEDDLALLYPDVAPIEVARTWRETGPALIVVTEGRDGATALTEHQTVAVGTPPAEVTDTVGAGDAFMGALLHTLNTENLLGGARVGALRTLSADDVESLLDHATAAATYTCTQEGANPPTPHQLATWQKTTPTTT
- a CDS encoding NAD-dependent malic enzyme; this translates as MPAAPSASYSITARLEVPAGGLSVSRLTNTVESAGGSVTGLDVTASGHDRLRVDVTIAASSTDHAESLVEALRSIEGVSLGKVSDRTFLMHLGGKIEMQAKHPIRNRDDLSMVYTPGVARVCLAIAENPDDARRLTIKRNTVAVVTDGSAVLGLGNIGPKAALPVMEGKAALFKRFAGIDAWPICLDTQDPDEIVRAVQMMAPGFAGINLEDISAPRCFEIERRLRESLDIPVFHDDQHGTAIVVLAALTNALRVVGKKIEDVRVVMSGAGAAGTAILKLLLAAGLAHVVVADVHGVVHDGRDDLGNDLRWIAEHTNSERLTGSLKEAVVGADVFIGVSAPNVIDGDDVARMADGAIVFALANPEPEIYPAVAQEHAAVVASGRSDFPNQINNVLVFPGVFRGLVDAQSRSITTDMLLAAARALASVVTDDELNESYIVPSVFHPEVSNVVAAAVRDAVLAERDGSLADRQGGR